The Apis mellifera strain DH4 unplaced genomic scaffold, Amel_HAv3.1 GroupUN_250, whole genome shotgun sequence genome includes a region encoding these proteins:
- the LOC107965922 gene encoding histone-lysine N-methyltransferase SETMAR-like, which yields MATDKVLLRHCILYEFQQERNATEACRNLLKVFGTVSDRTCRRWYEKFETGDFDLSDKPRSRRPSLIDDDVVKAMLEQNPFLTTSEIAERLNSYCQQLDNLKIAVQKKRPAMFNRKDIILHHDNARSHAALGTRQKIAEVGWEILSHPPYSPDIAPSDYHLFLSLQNFDGQKIQK from the exons ATGGCAACTGATAAAGTTCTTTTACGCCActgtattttatacgaatttcaaCAAGAAAGAAATGCTACAGAAGcatgtagaaatttattgaaagtgtTTGGTACAGTTTCTGATAGGACATGTAGAAGATggtacgaaaaatttgaaacaggtGATTTCGACCTTTCTGATAAGCCACGTTCTAGGCGACCATCTTTGATCGACGACGATGTTGTTAAGGCAATGTTGGAGCAAAATCCTTTTCTAACAACATCGGAGATCGCAGAAAGACTTAATTCA TATTGTCAGCAActggataatttaaagatagcGGTCCAAAAAAAGAGGCCGGCAATGTTCAATAGGAAGGACATCATATTGCACCACGATAACGCCAGATCACACGCTGCTTTAGGAACTCGTCAAAAAATTGCAGAAGTAGGCTGGGAAATTCTGTCGCACCCACCATATTCTCCGGACATAGCACCCTCTGATTATCACTTGTTTTTATCCTTACAAAATTTTGACgggcaaaaaattcaaaaatga